In Hemiscyllium ocellatum isolate sHemOce1 chromosome 2, sHemOce1.pat.X.cur, whole genome shotgun sequence, a single window of DNA contains:
- the LOC132827317 gene encoding protein mab-21-like 3 codes for MELRIHAMSEVLEEPLQKYYTDFVKMEPGEKVKKVTLQRMLKRLLEFIHSRDDLFADYFIQVGSIADGTKAEAVDELDVLIPLQKDKLRVTAVDQSLNLFSIDEYVGGDWRCLAHDETISRLYELVRDYKEKYYKNDPSFAVKKKTITATALPLKIDWIKIDLVLCIENALRFSNVEWPFPKWLNGQSKWLTYQQQESVRKMGIDMTCHGIHWRPSFSRIDAYLLGKIDSKGGYRKKAFKIFKSLNGYYWTKDQLCKDYQGKSQPFLGSFMTKILYLHAREKYPESQHWNSLGKSFCNFLDVLNQCCNEKCLDHYYQTNSNLFEYVAGETFLWLQENIRNILQNPEEELS; via the exons ATGGAACTGCGAATCCATGCAATGAGTGAGGTTCTGGAAGAGCCTCTGCAGAAATATTACACAGATTTTGTGAAAATGGAGCCAGGCGAAAAGGTTAAGAAGGTCACTTTGCAGCGGATGCTAAAACGGCTTCTGGAGTTTATTCACAGTCGAGACGATTTGTTTGCGGACTATTTCATCCAGGTGGGAAGTATTGCGGACGGAACCAAAGCCGAGGCTGTCGATGAGCTTGATGTCCTCATTCCCTTGCAGAAGGATAAACTCCGGGTTACTGCAGTTGACCAAAGTCTGAATTTATTTTCCATCGATGAGTATGTCGGTGGAGATTGGAGGTGCCTTGCTCACGATGAAACTATCTCGAGACTGTATGAATTAGTCCGCGACTACAAAGAGAAATATTACAAGAACGACCCTTCCTTTGCAG TTAAGAAAAAGACGATCACAGCTACAGCTTTGCCTCTGAAAATCGACTGGATAAAAATTGATTTGGTGCTTTGCATTGAAAATGCCCTTCGGTTCTCTAATGTGGAATGGCCTTTTCCAAAATGGCTGAACGGTCAGTCCAAGTGGCTGACCTATCAACAACAAGAATCTGTCAGAAAAATGGGGATAGACATGACATGTCATGGAATACATTGGAG GCCATCCTTCTCAAGGATCGATGCCTACTTACTTGGTAAAATTGATAGCAAAGGTGGTTATCGAAAAAAAGCCTTCAAAATCTTTAAATCTCTCAATGGCTATTATTGGACAAAGGATCAATTATGCAAAGACTACCAGGGAAAGAGCCAACCTTTTCTTGGGTCCTTCATGACGAAG ATTCTCTACTTACATGCGAGAGAAAAGTATCCAGAATCTCAGCACTGGAACTCTCTGGGAAAGTCATTTTGCAACTTCTTGGATGTTTTAAACCAATGCTGTAATGAGAAATGCCTGGATCATTATTATCAAACCAACAGCAACCTCTTTGAATATGTTGCTGGGGAAACCTTCCTGTGGTTACAAGAAAACATCCGCAATATTCTACAAAATCCAGAAGAAGAGCTTTCCTAA